The Maniola jurtina chromosome 20, ilManJurt1.1, whole genome shotgun sequence genome includes the window gtacctacttgattgCGCAGAACTTTAAAAACTGCTGAATTTCCTATATATCAGTTCTAATGGaagaaaaataagtattttgtgCAATGCAATGCAAAATTGCATGATTTATTTCGAACCAAGAAACTTACCAATTGCTTATgattataaaataggtattaaGTTTATTctgaacatctaaaatctaaattaataaacaatgaacctaaaactaaaaaccttaaaaattataatataataactaaaataaattattaaaagaagtccctttaggcaatgTTCCAAAGATACTGGtagcgttccccctttgaatggctagactaattctttgtccgaggtagctgccagctcttcggtctcctgtgatgtcgactaacctttttgatATTTCCTTAAAAATGCTTTTATAGCGCTAGGACCCCACGGACAAAGGCTCTCGACACCGAATGGTATAAAATCATATTCGGAGCCCAGACCCATCCTATTTGCATtctttatgattattattttattagttggtacctatataaacttgatagcctagtggttcgGACTTAGACCTTTTATTCGAGGGGTCCTGAGTTCGATCCGGGCACacatttctaacttttcggagtaggAAACCATCACGAGGAACCtggacagttctccataattacTTATGACTGGTTTGTGACAATCCTGTAAAAGaaagatatttttatgaaatacctagacattaaaaaaaaaaattcttgtataaagtctgccaatacgaacttggccagcttggtggagctaagcccttctcattgtgGGAGGAAGCCCGTTCTTAGTGCctacctaaatatataattaaataataatgatttgaGAAATAGCAGATTtgaggtattaggtacctacgagtattatAAGGCCGTTAGATATTTGGTGGTTTATGAATTTCAGAAAAAACAGGAGTGCATGCTTTTAAACGTCATTTTATTTACTGGTGTTTTTAAGTCGACTATACCACAGGATACAAGGCGAGCATAATGAATTAGTTAGATATAAGATCAGTAGTGTAAAAACTTAATAAGTACCTTACAGCAAGGTCAATTCGCGAGATGAGCTCAGTTTGTCGTTCGACCGTGTGTCGGCTGTTCATACATGATGACTGCCGCCGGATTTACATttgtaatgttattattatcatgCCACGGGCAAGAATTATTTCCCTTCGCAAGTGTGATAAGTAACACCCTCACGCACAACCCGATAGTGCAGCTCGCTTCGCTGACATCGGGAGAGGTTGTAGCGAACGCTGCCGGCGCTATCGCTGAAGCTCCCATTGCAATCGCCCGGGCGGCCGGCTCCTTCTACACCTTCCCGTTTCTCGCCAACCGTAAAAATCTGGTGGACTATGCCGACAAGTTAGTCTTAGAATATTATTCCAATGCAAACAACGAAGACATCACGCTAAGTATCGGTGATCTCATAACAAAGTATGGATACCCGGTAGAAAAGCACGCCGTCCACACCGAGGACGGCTACAAGCTTCACATGTTCAGGATACCGAGCAACGGATCAGTAGTTTTCCTCATGCACGGTCTAGAAGGAAGCGCGGACGACTTCGTCCTGAACGGTCCTCAAAGTGGTCTCGCTTACCTCTTAGCTGACGAGGGTTACGACGTTTGGATGGGAAACGCCCGTGGGAACAAACATTCGCGGCATCATAAATACCTCACTCCCTCCGATTCAGAATTTTGGGACTTTTCGTGGCACGATATCGGATATTACGATCTGCCGGCTATGATAGATCGTGCGCTCCACGTTAGTAATTCCGATACACTGAAGTATATCGGACATTCCCAGGGGACTACGGTATTCTTCGTGATGGCCTCGGAGCGAGCGGAGTACAACGATAAAGTCACCCTCATGGTCGCTCTGTCCCCGGTGGCGTACATGACACACGTCAAATCGCCGCTGGTCCGGCTCCTGGCGCCGGGAACGCCTCTTATTTACGGGGTGATGAAAACTCTAGGTGTGTACGAGTTCCTGCCCGACAATTCCTTGTTAAGACCAATAAAACTGTTGATGTGCGGCGATGCGCCCTTGGCAGATATTCTGTGCAGTAATTTTGTGTTTTTGATCGTCGGCTTCGACTTGGAGCAACTCAACATGACCAATTTGGCCGTGATATTGGGTCACATGCCGTCCGGTGCTTCGGTGAAACAGTTCGCGCATTACGGCCAAGGTGTTGTTTCGGGGGAGTTTCGACAGTTCGATTTAGGTGTGATGGGAAACTTGGAGAGGTACGGGTCACAGACACCTCCTCGGTACGCGCTGGATCGTGTGCGGGTCCCGGTGTCCTTGTTCTACAGTGACGCGGACTGGTTGGCTCACCCCGTGGATGTAGACAGGTTGTACAACGAGTTGCAGAATGCTGTGGACATCCACAAGGTTCCATACGAACCCTTCAACCACTTAGATTTTTTGTTCGCGAAAGACTTTAAAAGATTGATTTACAAAAGATTACGTAAATTGCTGTCATTATTTTAACAACTGAAATTATGAGATACcattatgtttgtttgttaaaggtgttatgaaatgaaataaatattgtgaggaactattttacttttttttccaTCATCAGCCCTCTGGGTTCAGTAGAATATCACTAcgtgtatagtacgcgacaggtcgaggtggcaatctgggtatgaggcggggggacgccccgcacacccgcgcgtCACGCgtgctcacccgcagcgggtaaGAGCGGGGGCTGCGCGgtcgtgcggggcgtccccactccggttgccatctcaacctgtcgcgcactatacaaAATCATACCTATCTATCATAATgatattgatatacctacttttagtaAAAAGTGGAATAAAAACAGGCCTTTTGTATAAATaccttaataattattatacgtGGACGGCAAATGATGATAATtagctaagtaaataaaagataataatattatggcatTCACGCAATACATACTAGGTATCTACCTAGAATAATGAtataatacttaagtattataaaatcacTATTGTGACGTAACTGGGGACCGCTGGCGGCTTCGCCCTCATGGGTATTTCTGAAaatctctgtgcaaaatttcagttttgtaGGTTTCAGGGTTGTCATTTATAtgaacctaagtaggtacttttgaatcgacaAATGCTATCATTAGTTCGTAatgcctttttaaccgacttcaaaaaaaggaggaggttcccaattcgtcggaatcttttttctacctagaagaactagcaagaaacttggcggttgctcttttcaattcgaTATCAAATAAGAGATTTATCCTAATACGAAATTTGACAGTCTATATTTGTAAGTTTGTTGGCTCTCCGTTACTTCCTAACTGCCaagctattaggtaggtattattatgtaggtaggtaggtactcagtgGCTTcgtttaaataaaattctacGAGTTACAGTTTGCATTTAAGTATGTAACAGAATTTTTTTACTAATTGCACAATGCATGTAGGTAAAAAAAGGCGATACATGATGATTCAGCACATAAgccgtaagtaggtacctttatcGACATATGGTTTAGGTGCTTTACATTTATAGTATAAACTTTGTCTCATGAACTTACGACATGAAATAATAGAGAGAGAATGACGTCatgacaaatcacagaaaaacaacaagtgtaaattaaaaatttataacacccccgacaagtgaaggttacagtaataactagaaaagagctgataactttcaaacggttgaaccgattttcttgaattatggtaTCTCGttatctcgatcaagccacctttcaaacaaaaaataactaaattaaaatcggttcattagtttaggagctacgatgccacagacagatacacagatacacacatacacacgtcaaacttataacacccctcttttttggtcgggggtaaaaaatacATGTAGGTACGTGGTTAAAAGTCAATTAGGTTGCCACATTGAATGATTGATCATAACCTCGGGGGCATCAGTCATCATCATTAATACCTCGCAGACTCACTAATATCTCAcatctaccacgctgaccaagtgctgATTGGTagactttttagcccggaaaatcaaagagttcccacgggattttaaaaacctaaatccacgcggacaaagtcgcgggcatcatagtagtttatagtattagtatgttTAAGtgtgtataatatataatataatacatatatataatataatattatatatggatatattatatataatattacttatatataatattacacaatataatattatggatacgCGTCAAACCTAAATTGACTGCCTGGTTGGTTAAAAGTGGTACCTAAGCATTTTCGACAGCGGATGACGAGGTCTTCGAATCTTAGGTCGGACCAAAAATAGATTTTCAGTCACTTTTCAGTCGACAAATGCTCAGTAGGTGAAATTATAGAGTTCGGCCACGACACTtttaacaagtgttaattaaaaaattataacacccctgacaagtgaaggtttaactagaaaagagctgataactttcaaacggctgaaccgattttcttggatataactaagaacactctcgatcaagccaactttcatcggttcattagtttaggagctacgatgccacagacagatccacagatacacaatacacagatacacacgttaaacttataacacccctctttttgggtcgggggttaaaaatcttaatccacttGAACGAAGTGGCGTGGCGGGCGTCAGGTAGGTCCTACTTACTTAGTCGAAATATATGTATAGCTACCAGTGACCCGCCAAGTTCAAGCTacgtcactcaggaataatgtaagTAGCTTTCtagtggtgaaagaattttcaaaatcggtttagtggttCCCGAGAACTTACTACAGAGTACAGAGTACTTTCTACAAACTTGCGAACTTTGCTTACAActtagatatccgctaagaaaggatttttgaaaatgcaatCCTGCcccctaaggggttaaaataggggtttgaaaactttgaaagtgtagtccacccGGACGAAGTCATACGCATAAGCTAACTACCatttacttataaaaatttaataaataggaCATCAGCATCGCTCATCAGTTTgcattaggtattttattttataataattttagtaattttacTGGCACAgtaggtaaaaaataaaaatacctgatTACGTTTTTTTAAAAGCATTAAGGTGTTTACACATAGGTAGGTTGGCATCTATATAATCTTACTaagtaatattaagtaagtaggtactaggtgatgcccgcgacatcgtccgcatggatttaggtttttaaaaataccgtgggagcCTATATCAATTACCGGGACGCAATTTGCGAGTCTCGGAAATTAACACAGGCAACTTTGTATCCTGGAAAAGCAAATAGttacttcccacgggatttaaaagtTAAGTTTAAAAGTTGTGGCTAGTGCTTACATAAATAACTTACAGGAAAAGTTATTATCCTATTTAATATTCCTTTTGTAAAGTAACAATGACCACTGACCAGTGTGTAGCGGCCTTAACAAAATGACTTGCAATTGCAAGTTGCAACGTTTcttctaaataggtacctaagtattagatattataataaaaacttaatatacctgctagctaatgcccgcgacatcgtccacgtggaattaggtttctaaaaatcctgtgggaaccctGGAAttcaagctatctttgtaccataCGTCAAAATCGGTAGGACTGAGCGATGGCGATGGGATGTGAAcacgtagcagacaaacagacagtctTACTTTGGCAATTATAACATAGGACATGGTTTCCAAATATAAAAAGAACTATGTACTTATTAGAAATGCTGAAATATTGGGCTGGGCTTTGGCCCCATGTTTTCAAGAAAATTGTTAATCAGACTGCACTGAGGGCTCTACCaaattgaataggtacctatgtactgAGCACAACATATCTATCCAGAGTCTAGACTCTATACAATCGAAAAATAAACCCATAATACTTttgtactataggtaggtacattattcagAACTTATTTCagcggtttttttaattcacgtGAGAATTttatttcgggataaaaaatgtcTTATATCCGTTCCCCAGAATGCAACTGCAATCTCTGTACTAAGATTGGTTCAGCATTTGAGATGTGAAaaggttacagacagacaggctttcgcatttatgttaGTAGGTAGATATGATAAAATGTTGTATGGATTTATAAACTACTTAGTAAAATAGAAACGCAAACCAAAACCTGTAGATACATTGACCTAGtttacaatttattataataattcaataCACATTTTCCTACAGCCGAACAACAACGCGCTGAGTTTGCAAAACTATCATATAAAAAGTCCGTTTGACTGAAACAAGGCACAGTCACCGCACATTCTCACAATGAAGGCTGTCTACCTCCTGCTCTGCCTCGCCCTGGCGCACCACGCCGCTGCCAGCATCTTCCGCCACCAGCGCCGACCTAACGCGGACAGTCTGGTCGTCCAACCACTCGACTACGTCGACCAATACCAGCACCATGAAAAGGAGATCAAAATGCGCCTCCGAAGACCCGGCTCCTCCTCAGAGGAGACCAAAGAGCGCATCAGCTACGACGACCTGAGCGACTACGCCTCACCCCTCCGATCCGGCGACAGGAACTGGAACTCCCCGCTGTTCTCCGCGGTGATCGTCCCGGGCGAGCCGCTCCCCTACGGCGACGTCGTCTCCTGGCGCAGCGTCGATATAGCGAACGGCCCGAATTCGCTCGTCAACGACAAGAAGGACATCGAACGAATCTTCAACGATGCCTACACACTGATGCAACACGTCAGCGAGGAAGACAAGAAGAAAATTCACGAAGCCTTCCAAACGACCGCCGTGGCTGTCAACGAGGATGTCCACTTGAACGCGACGCAGCTGATCAAGAAACACGGATACGGAGTAGAAGAACACATCGTGAAAACTGACGACGGCTACTGGCTCACCCTGTTCCGCATTCTGCCGAAACAAGTATCCCTCGACGAGAAACCGCGTCCCGTCGTGTTCCTCATGCACGGATTTTTGGGCAGCGCTGATGAGTGGCTTCTGATGGGCCCCGAAAAATCACTCGCCTACTTGCTCTCGGATGCCGGATACGATGTATGGCTCGGCAACGTTCGTGGAACGAAGTATTCCCGCCACCACGTCAGCAAGCACGAATCGCACCCCGACTTCTGGCACTTCAGCATCGACGAAATCGCCCTCCACGACTTGCCCGCCATGATCAACTACACGCTCAAAACCTCGGGACAGAAGAAGCTTCACTACGTCGGTTACTCGCAGGGCACTACAGTATTCTTCGCTTGGGCTGCGACTCAACCAGACAGCAGAGACAAAATTATTTCGATGCACGCCGTTGCACCGATGGTCTACATGACTCACGTGCGCAGCCCTATGATGCGTATGATCGAGCCGGGCAGCCGATTCCACGAACACATTACCGAGGAGCTCGGGCACGGCGAATTCAGACCTAGCAAGGAAATCATACACACAGTCGGAGGAAACATGTGCGGGAAGGAAATCGGATGCAAGCATGTCTGCTCGAACGAGAACTTCGTCATTTCTGGCGTCGATACCACTGGAATGGAGCCCGAGTTGATTCCTGTGATCGTCAGCCACTTGCCCGGCGGAGCGTCCATAAGACAGATCAAGCATTTCGGACAGACGGTGGCGTCCCACGAATTCAGAAAGTATGACTACGGCGTCGACCTCAACATGAAGATTTACGGTCAACGTCAACCGCCGAAGTACAACATGGCCGACGTGAAAGTACCAGTGACTCTCTACTACAGCGAAGAGGACTGGCTGGTGCACCCGAAGGACGTAGACCGGCTACAGAAGGAGTTGTCTGACGTGAGAGGAGCCTACAAGGTCCCAGAAAAACATTTCAGCCATATGGACTTCCAATTTTCTAAGAAAGCTCCCGAGGTTGTATACAAGTGGCTGATCGAATCTATCAAGAAGACTAAAACTTACTAAGGTGTTACTAAGTATTTTAGatcgtaataaataataataataattatttaatgttgTTAGCGTAATGTGTGCATTTGTATTATTAGttctaatataataatttaacggttgcattatttatatttatccgTCCATCGAATAAAGATGAATTTCATAATATACTTTTCTTTTTTGCATTTCTACAAGCTacctttaatttttcattatttggaAAATTCCCTACAATAGTTTGAcaaatgtggctaattctgtagtacacaatctctaagttaaactaaattgaaGCTAAGTGCTTTCTCTTTCAACAGGTGAAAAAATAGCACCTTGTGGAAAAAAATAGCTCTAGATTAGGCCTGTTTTAGTTTACCtagtttaaatattatgaatgtaCAACAGAATCAACCATAGTCATGTTCTAACGagctactaggtaggtataaatattttgaagaGGTCACGCCACCTACTTTTGTCTGCTTATTGCTCTAATCATTTTACAATTATTAGCAAGcagtttaaagtaggtacctacttaggtcgGAATCGAATACCTAGATAAATGTTTTGAAACTCTACTTCACTCTActttaactgaaaaaaaaaccggccaagtgcgagtcagactcgcgcaccgaaggttccgtactcgggtatttttccgacattttgcacgattaatcaatAACTCTTACAAAAACtcttatgcttaaaaataaataaaattctgttttagaatgtaaaagtaaagccctttcatatgataccccacttggtatagttatctttgaaaattaaaacacattttaatttttttttctgcgatgttaccacaaattcgcggttttcagattttttcctgtacttgtgctataagacgtacctacctacccatgattctaggtcaacgggaagtacctaccctataggtatgGGCGGATgcgtggatttgactcgcttaataaggcataatattattataaactgaacatttgaaaatagcaactgccgagtttcttctCGGTACGAATGGCATACCAAACCAGTGGtattaattaacttttgacgattcaaaagaacttttaaaagtttacttgaataaaaaaactattcttTTCTATTCAGACAATCAACAACAATACAGTTCGGCAATCAATATTCGGATACGCTACCAGTCTTCCGCTCACGCATTTTATGGCACGGTTGATGCTACTGACGTCAGTAATtatttttcagtactgaaaaagataaagttaaaaactaaaatccgactTTGATCGTcgtaataaacgctgaaatactaCCTGCAATAAAATTGCTTTTCTGTCGCTTGGCATCGTATAAGAAACCCCtacgtcacccggaccttttacaacgaatcaattgacaccttattgatcaaaatcggcctagtagtttaggcgctacggcgAAATACACATAtcctggatacaaacatacatacatttttttttttttttttttttttttttttaattcttttttttttttttatattcttttgtttgtaaaaaatggaaatataggagtaaaatcataaaataaattaatctttttttcttttttgtcagccctagcacagactacggtctatttgggct containing:
- the LOC123875532 gene encoding lipase 3-like: MKAVYLLLCLALAHHAAASIFRHQRRPNADSLVVQPLDYVDQYQHHEKEIKMRLRRPGSSSEETKERISYDDLSDYASPLRSGDRNWNSPLFSAVIVPGEPLPYGDVVSWRSVDIANGPNSLVNDKKDIERIFNDAYTLMQHVSEEDKKKIHEAFQTTAVAVNEDVHLNATQLIKKHGYGVEEHIVKTDDGYWLTLFRILPKQVSLDEKPRPVVFLMHGFLGSADEWLLMGPEKSLAYLLSDAGYDVWLGNVRGTKYSRHHVSKHESHPDFWHFSIDEIALHDLPAMINYTLKTSGQKKLHYVGYSQGTTVFFAWAATQPDSRDKIISMHAVAPMVYMTHVRSPMMRMIEPGSRFHEHITEELGHGEFRPSKEIIHTVGGNMCGKEIGCKHVCSNENFVISGVDTTGMEPELIPVIVSHLPGGASIRQIKHFGQTVASHEFRKYDYGVDLNMKIYGQRQPPKYNMADVKVPVTLYYSEEDWLVHPKDVDRLQKELSDVRGAYKVPEKHFSHMDFQFSKKAPEVVYKWLIESIKKTKTY
- the LOC123875535 gene encoding lipase 3-like — its product is MMTAAGFTFVMLLLSCHGQELFPFASVISNTLTHNPIVQLASLTSGEVVANAAGAIAEAPIAIARAAGSFYTFPFLANRKNLVDYADKLVLEYYSNANNEDITLSIGDLITKYGYPVEKHAVHTEDGYKLHMFRIPSNGSVVFLMHGLEGSADDFVLNGPQSGLAYLLADEGYDVWMGNARGNKHSRHHKYLTPSDSEFWDFSWHDIGYYDLPAMIDRALHVSNSDTLKYIGHSQGTTVFFVMASERAEYNDKVTLMVALSPVAYMTHVKSPLVRLLAPGTPLIYGVMKTLGVYEFLPDNSLLRPIKLLMCGDAPLADILCSNFVFLIVGFDLEQLNMTNLAVILGHMPSGASVKQFAHYGQGVVSGEFRQFDLGVMGNLERYGSQTPPRYALDRVRVPVSLFYSDADWLAHPVDVDRLYNELQNAVDIHKVPYEPFNHLDFLFAKDFKRLIYKRLRKLLSLF